The following is a genomic window from Flavobacterium sp..
AGTAATGTTATGATTTGAATAAAAAATTGAGGACGTACTACAAACATTTTTGGAAAACGATGCGACATATCAACGATACCTGTATTGTATAATTCACTTTCAGATTCTAACATAGAAACCAATATAGCATACTCACATTTTTTTTCGGTTCTATCTTTGTCAAGCTCCTTTAAAAAATCTTCATTTCTTTTTTTAGTTGCTGTAGCATCGGATTCATTTTTCATTTCAAACATGATAGAAATAATTTCATTTCCATGTTCGTCATTTTCTCTGTAAATGTAGTCGCCTTTACTACCTGACTTGGCATCATTGTCTTTTTCAAAATACGCTTTTGGAAATGCCATAGAACGTATTTTATTGAATTCGTTTTCACAATGTAATTCCAATGTTTCACCTATCATTTTAGTAGAAAGTTTGGCTTTCATGTCTTTTATACGAGCAATTTCTTCTTCTTTGTATTTAATGATAGTGTCTTTGTTTTGCAATTCGGTGGTAAATTGTTGCTTTAAAGTACTTTCTATATTTTGCTTTTCCAGTTCTTTGGTTTTTAGTTCATTGGCAAAAGCATCACGTTCTTTTTCAATTTTTTGAATAGCCTCCGTTACCGATAATTTTTTCTCGGTTTCTGCATTTTCTAGTTTTGCCTTTGCATTGGCTAGTTCGGCTTCTTTTTGTGCAAGCTTTTCAGCTAAGTCTTTTTCTGATTTAGCTTTTAATTCTAATAATTCTTTATCTTTTTGAGCGAGTTCTTCTTGTAATTTATTTTTAAGATTGGCTTCTGCTAATTTAATAGCACTTTCTTTTTCTTTTTCAGCCAATGACAATCTGTTTTCCAATTCTTCTTGGAATTGATGGTCACGTACTTGTTTTAAAATATCGGCAAAGCCTGCTTCATCTACTTTGAAGGCTTTTTTACAATTGGGACAGATGATTTCGTTCATAATGTTTTCATTTTTAGATTCAATTTGTAATAAGTTCAAGCAATTTAATTAATTTTTATTATTAATTTAGATTCACTATTAATTTGATATATTTATGTTTTAGAGCCTCTGTAATTCGATATTCATGATTTTGGAATAAAAATATCTGCACTACCGTATGACAATTTATTGAAATAAAAGGGATTATCAATATTTTTCGTATTTGTCATAAGCAAAGGTATTATAGCACTAAGACCAAAAATAACAGGTAAACTAAATTTAGGATTCTTAACTATTGCATAAAGCAGCAATGCCGCTCCAATTGATAGACCAAATTTTTCTGTGTCCTTGAGATTTATAGATGAAAGTAGAGCTACTGTGTTATTAAAATTCTCTTTCTGAATTTTCTTTTTGCTATTTTCAAACTCGTTAGGAGCTATAAAACCATTGTAAACCCCTATAAAAATAGTATTACTTAAAAAAGCATTATTAACTATTAACGCACGAGGCATTAAAAGATACTGATTGCCTATTTTAAGTGGTTGTAAACTTTCATATTGGTCTTTATCAGAGGTTTCACTCATTAGGTCTGAATAAGTTAACGAACACAAAAAATTTGTTTCTTGAACTGGATGTGTATGAAATTTAAAAGGAAGATACCCCTTTGAAAAAAGTTCATTTAAAATTTTATTATATTCTTTGCAGTTGGGCAAATATGTATTGGAACTATTTCTATAGTCAGTTCTTGGATTATCACCTATTGCGTTTCTTATATAACTTACTTTATCTATAATATGGATAATTTCTCCTTCTAGGATTGTAGGTTTTGACCACAATATACCCCCAATTTCTTTATCTGATTTACAATTGTTTTTTAAGTCAGCCACAATTATATCAATAATTCTAAATCTACAAGGTGCAGATAAATGAAGTATTTCTTTCCCGCCAACTGTTTTTGTATCAAAAAAACCTGCTTTTTTATATTCAATAAGTTTTTGTTCCATTCTTTGTTAGAGTAAGTATTTACAGGTTATTTGTTAAAGAGATTGTCTGAATAAAACTAGCCTCATCTACTTTGAAGGCTTTTTTGCAGTTGGGCTAGAGGATTTCGCTCATTGTTTATTTTGTTTGATAATTAAATTTTTTCAACCAATTTAAAAATGAGTTCATGTTTTTCTGCAAATTGTTTTTTTGTAATTAAATTATTTTTAATATCATTTCTAGCATCAAGTAGCATTTTATTTACCCCTTCAATAAAATGATTATTTGGTTTTGTTTCAAATTTTAATAATTTTATTATAAAATCAGATATCATTTCAAATTCAGTAACATTAATTAATTTATTTATTTTTTGTTCACAAATTTCATTGTATATGATGTACCAATTTTTAAGAAAAACATTAAAATTATTGATATTATTATTTTTAATATTAATATATCTTTCATAAAATTGATAATAATAATCAGAAGTTTCAAAAATGTGTTTTGTAATTATTTTTTTATTTAAATTTTCGTTGTAATTACTTAAAATATTTATGTTTTTATTCATTTTAAAATAGGTTCTTAAACTCATAAACAAGTGTTTATCTTTTAATTTAAGAACTTTATTTGTATGAACTTTATTATTTGCATTTCTAAAAGAAAATATTAAATTTTTAACAATTAAATTATATTTTTCAATTGAAATTGAATTTGATTTTCTTAGTTCAAGCAATGATAAATTAATTTTTATAAATTGTAATAAAAATTCATTATTGTAGTCATATTTATTATTAATTTCAAAATTAAATGCTGAATCAATGTAATGATAATATGATTTAAATTGATTTTCTTTACTTTTCTTTTGTATATTTTCAAAATAATCGTTATTTATTTGATTATTGTATATAATATAACGAATAATTTCTCTTAAATTAAAATTATAATTTATAAAATTATTGTCAATTAAATTTTCTATTTCAACAATTAAATTATTGTTTTTAAAAATTTTTTTAACATCAAATTCTAATAAAACATCAAAACATGCATAATATAAACAAATCTTATTAATTTTTATTTTGTTTAAAACACTATTTGAATATTGATTAAATTTAATAGAATATTTGATTAAAAAATAGTAATATAAAAGCTGGACTAAATAATCATTATTTAATTTCAAAATTGTATCTGTTTTAACATCAATAATTTTATCGTCTATAATTAAATCGATTTCACCATATAATCCAGCAATATTTATATTTCCTAATTCAGTTCTAAATTTTATCTTTGTTGAAATATGTCTTCTAGGTTTAAATTTATTGAAATTTACTTTATTTAATATTTCTTTAATAAATAAATCCATTTCTGCTTTTTCATTAAAAGATACGTTATCATATGAATTGCATTTATAATCTTCAATAAAATTTAATAAATTAAAATCCTTTATTTTGTCAATATTTTTACCTTGAAGAATTTCAATATTAATGTTTCTATGTATTATTTTTTTATTG
Proteins encoded in this region:
- a CDS encoding DUF2130 domain-containing protein, with protein sequence MNEIICPNCKKAFKVDEAGFADILKQVRDHQFQEELENRLSLAEKEKESAIKLAEANLKNKLQEELAQKDKELLELKAKSEKDLAEKLAQKEAELANAKAKLENAETEKKLSVTEAIQKIEKERDAFANELKTKELEKQNIESTLKQQFTTELQNKDTIIKYKEEEIARIKDMKAKLSTKMIGETLELHCENEFNKIRSMAFPKAYFEKDNDAKSGSKGDYIYRENDEHGNEIISIMFEMKNESDATATKKRNEDFLKELDKDRTEKKCEYAILVSMLESESELYNTGIVDMSHRFPKMFVVRPQFFIQIITLLRNATLNSMQYKAELALVKSQNIDITNFEEKMNKFKEGFARNYDLASRKFKEAIDGIDKTIKELEKTKAALMSSENNLRLANEKTEDLTIKKLTHNNPTMKAKFDALGSIE